In Choloepus didactylus isolate mChoDid1 chromosome 25 unlocalized genomic scaffold, mChoDid1.pri SUPER_25_unloc2, whole genome shotgun sequence, one genomic interval encodes:
- the LOC119525593 gene encoding protein PET100 homolog, mitochondrial produces the protein MGVKLEVFRMTLYLTFPVAMFWIANQAEWFEDYVIQRKRELWPPEKEGQRQELEEFKERIRKQREEKLLRAAQQGP, from the exons ATGGGGGTGAAGCTGGAGGTGTTTCGG ATGACACTCTACCTCACCTTCCCTGTGGCTATGTTCTGGATTGCCAATCAGGCCGAGTGGTTTGAGGACTATGTCATACAGCGCAAG AGGGAGCTGTGGCCACCTGAGAAGGAGGGCCAG CGTCAAGAGCTAGAAGAATTCAAAGAGAGGATACGGAAGCAGCGGGAGGAAAAGCTCCTTCGAGCTGCCCAGCAAGGCCCCTGA